The Sorex araneus isolate mSorAra2 chromosome 5, mSorAra2.pri, whole genome shotgun sequence genome has a segment encoding these proteins:
- the CBLN4 gene encoding cerebellin-4: MAADWLVSMDASPLDSGKILVNVGNFFTLESVFVAPRKGIYSFSFHVIKVYQSQTIQVNLMLNGKPVISAFAGDKDVTREAATNGVLLYLDKEDKVYLKLEKGNLVGGWQYSTFSGFLVFPL, from the exons ATGGCTGCTGATTGGCTGGTGTCCATGGATGCGTCACCCCTGGACTCTGGGAAG atcCTAGTAAATGTGGGTAATTTTTTCACGCTGGAGTCTGTCTTTGTAGCCCCGAGAAAAGGAATTTACAGTTTCAGTTTTCACGTAATTAAAGTCTACCAGAGCCAGACAATCCAG gtTAACCTGATGTTGAATGGGAAACCGGTCATATCTGCTTTCGCTGGGGACAAAGATGTTACTCGTGAAGCTGCCACCAACGGAGTCTTACTCTACCTGGATAAAGAGGATAAGGTTTACCTGAAACTGGAGAAAGGTAATCTGGTTGGAGGCTGGCAGTACTCGACCTTCTCCGGCTTCCTGGTGTTCCCCTTGTAG